In Prosthecochloris sp. GSB1, the following proteins share a genomic window:
- a CDS encoding glycosyltransferase family 4 protein: MKMLVVEPKATGHHMVAYTRFIVREAVARGWSVDLLTTKGTVKHEAFGFVRSELPDDAGIFHMDTVDKPGTAVALALMRSQNACYDAVARGFRALLGKTVPDFVYVVNLDHFDKILALRGSPFGDVPFGGMMMSVKFHRYTMRLGPKSRNDAFYGWLFRRMLAISGLKFCAVIDEPFFDFARAENRPVYRKLSFVPDVGELHGELTRNEARRSLGIADGRFVVLVFGSLMKRKGIRELFEAVRRIPETFDILIHMAGRQNENIRALMKTPLAEGLLLDGRLMVSSGFQDERQEYIAFRSADAAWVGYVQGFSGSSGVLIQAASIGVPVIASSNGLVGWMTGKYGLGTVVDPSDAASAARAIERLADDPAMRDRFGFNGIRFARSHTSRDFGAGVCNAIAASAGEGIA; the protein is encoded by the coding sequence ATGAAAATGCTTGTTGTCGAACCGAAGGCTACCGGCCATCACATGGTTGCCTATACCCGGTTTATCGTCAGGGAGGCTGTTGCGCGGGGCTGGTCCGTCGATCTGCTTACCACGAAAGGTACGGTCAAACACGAAGCATTCGGGTTTGTTCGCAGTGAACTTCCGGATGACGCGGGAATCTTCCATATGGATACTGTAGACAAACCCGGAACGGCGGTAGCCCTCGCGCTCATGCGCTCGCAGAATGCCTGTTACGACGCCGTGGCGAGAGGGTTCAGGGCCTTGTTGGGAAAAACGGTTCCGGACTTCGTGTACGTGGTGAACCTCGATCATTTCGACAAGATTCTCGCCTTGCGGGGCTCCCCGTTCGGCGATGTTCCGTTCGGCGGTATGATGATGAGCGTCAAGTTCCATCGTTATACCATGCGACTGGGCCCGAAAAGCAGAAACGACGCTTTTTACGGTTGGCTGTTCAGGCGAATGCTGGCGATTTCCGGACTGAAATTCTGCGCGGTGATAGACGAGCCCTTTTTCGATTTTGCCAGAGCTGAAAACAGGCCGGTATACCGCAAGCTTTCCTTCGTTCCGGACGTGGGTGAGTTACACGGAGAATTGACCCGGAACGAAGCCCGCCGGTCGCTCGGCATAGCCGACGGTCGTTTTGTCGTGCTGGTTTTCGGCTCGCTTATGAAGCGGAAAGGGATCCGGGAGCTTTTCGAAGCCGTCCGGCGCATTCCCGAAACGTTCGATATCCTGATTCATATGGCGGGACGCCAGAACGAAAATATCCGGGCCCTGATGAAGACGCCGCTTGCGGAAGGATTGCTTCTCGATGGTCGCCTGATGGTTTCCAGCGGTTTTCAGGATGAAAGGCAGGAGTACATCGCTTTTCGTTCGGCCGATGCTGCCTGGGTCGGTTACGTTCAGGGATTTAGCGGTTCGAGCGGCGTCCTGATCCAGGCCGCCTCGATCGGTGTTCCTGTGATCGCATCTTCCAATGGGCTCGTGGGCTGGATGACCGGCAAGTACGGGCTCGGTACGGTTGTCGACCCCTCTGACGCGGCCAGCGCGGCGCGCGCGATAGAACGGCTCGCGGACGATCCCGCCATGCGGGACAGGTTCGGTTTCAATGGTATCCGTTTTGCCCGAAGCCACACATCCCGGGATTTCGGAGCGGGAGTCTGCAATGCCATAGCCGCTTCAGCCGGAGAAGGAATCGCATGA
- the cysN gene encoding sulfate adenylyltransferase subunit CysN — translation MSAFAYGNTINEFLAHDQQKDLLRFLTAGSVDDGKSTLIGRLLFDSKKIYEDQLAALERDNLREGHAGDDMDYALLLDGLKAEREQGITIDVAYRYFSTNRRKFIIADTPGHEQYTRNMVTGASTADLVIILVDARQGIVTQTKRHTFIAALLGIKHVVLAVNKMDLVDYSQRTFEVICTAYKDFVTRLGIPDVHCIPLSALRGDNVVTPSEHTAWYDGRPLLHFLETVHVAGDRNFIDFRYPVQYVIRPSHGYRGYAARVASGIVRKGDELLVLPSRKKSVVASITTWDGELEEAFPPQSVTLTLKDDIDISRGDLLVKPGNVPKVGRHFEAMLVWLAEEPMTASGQYLIKHTTNTSRARIDEIRYRIDVNTLQRSGSEVFGLNDIGRAVLTVNKPLFFDSYAKNRETGAFILIDSVGFNTVAAGMIIDRVGEDELPSKISGGQSLSQAVARSLVPLREREKRMGQKSATVWIMGLHGSAKNDVASRLDKALFDKGATTVLFDGGTVRSGLSSELDYSPTDRAEHLRRVAHLCRMLNDQGFITICSFISPDANIRRQVAEIVGVERFHLVYVDASQQLCRKLEPELYEQVERGAARHLPGVDLPFEPPQRPDVRLCQQTGFVDISKILDYLAAGGVFPLD, via the coding sequence ATGTCTGCTTTTGCTTACGGGAACACTATCAACGAGTTTCTCGCTCATGACCAGCAGAAGGATCTCCTGCGTTTCCTTACCGCGGGGTCGGTCGATGACGGAAAATCGACCCTGATCGGTCGCTTGCTGTTCGACTCGAAAAAAATTTACGAGGACCAGCTTGCAGCACTCGAGCGTGATAACCTCAGGGAGGGACACGCCGGGGACGATATGGATTACGCTTTGCTGCTCGACGGTCTCAAGGCGGAGCGGGAGCAGGGAATCACCATCGATGTGGCCTACAGGTATTTTTCCACGAACAGACGGAAATTCATCATCGCCGACACTCCCGGGCACGAGCAGTATACGCGCAACATGGTTACGGGGGCTTCCACTGCGGATCTTGTCATCATTCTCGTCGACGCCCGTCAGGGCATCGTTACGCAGACGAAGCGGCATACCTTCATCGCCGCTCTTCTCGGGATAAAGCATGTCGTGCTTGCCGTCAACAAGATGGATCTCGTTGATTACAGCCAGAGGACTTTCGAGGTGATTTGTACCGCATACAAGGATTTCGTGACCCGTCTGGGTATTCCCGACGTTCATTGCATCCCGCTGTCAGCGCTCAGGGGAGACAATGTCGTGACGCCTTCGGAGCACACGGCGTGGTACGACGGAAGGCCGCTGCTGCATTTTCTGGAGACGGTGCACGTGGCGGGAGACCGTAACTTCATCGATTTTCGTTATCCCGTGCAGTATGTCATCAGGCCGTCACACGGTTACAGGGGTTACGCGGCCCGCGTTGCTTCCGGGATCGTCAGGAAAGGGGACGAACTTCTTGTTTTGCCTTCACGGAAAAAGTCGGTGGTGGCCTCGATCACCACGTGGGACGGGGAGCTCGAGGAGGCTTTCCCGCCGCAATCGGTAACCCTGACGCTGAAAGATGATATCGATATTTCAAGAGGCGACCTGCTCGTCAAACCGGGCAATGTGCCGAAAGTCGGGCGACATTTCGAGGCGATGCTTGTCTGGCTCGCCGAAGAGCCCATGACGGCTTCCGGCCAGTATCTTATCAAGCATACGACGAATACATCCAGGGCGAGGATAGACGAGATCCGTTACCGGATCGACGTCAATACGCTCCAGCGGTCGGGATCCGAGGTTTTCGGGCTCAACGATATCGGTCGTGCAGTGCTGACGGTGAACAAACCCCTGTTTTTCGATTCCTACGCGAAAAACAGGGAAACAGGCGCATTCATTCTCATCGATTCGGTCGGGTTCAATACCGTCGCGGCGGGCATGATCATCGACAGGGTGGGCGAAGACGAGCTCCCCTCGAAAATTAGCGGCGGGCAATCCCTGTCGCAGGCCGTAGCCCGAAGTCTTGTTCCTCTTCGCGAAAGAGAGAAGAGAATGGGGCAGAAGAGCGCGACGGTCTGGATAATGGGACTGCACGGCTCCGCGAAGAACGATGTTGCCAGCCGTCTCGATAAGGCGCTTTTCGACAAAGGAGCGACCACGGTGCTTTTTGACGGAGGGACGGTTCGTTCGGGGCTGTCGAGCGAACTCGACTATTCTCCAACTGACCGTGCGGAGCATTTGCGGCGTGTGGCTCATCTTTGCCGGATGCTCAATGATCAGGGGTTCATAACCATATGTTCCTTCATCTCGCCGGACGCCAATATCCGCAGGCAGGTGGCCGAAATTGTTGGTGTCGAGCGTTTTCATCTCGTTTACGTCGATGCGAGTCAGCAACTCTGCCGCAAGCTTGAGCCGGAACTCTATGAGCAGGTGGAAAGAGGGGCTGCCCGGCATCTGCCCGGCGTGGATCTACCCTTCGAGCCGCCGCAACGGCCCGATGTCAGGCTTTGTCAGCAAACCGGTTTCGTGGATATTTCGAAAATCCTCGATTACCTGGCCGCCGGGGGGGTATTTCCGCTTGACTGA